TTCATTGACAATTCTTTATTCCTTGGCAATGGATTCAATATAAGTAAATCAGATAGATGTATGAAGGAGTGATCATGAAAATAATTCCCATTATCACATTGTTACTTGGAACGTTTGTATATGCCGGAAATGTATATGTCTGTGAGTATGAGTACCAGGCAGACCTTTGCGTATATGTGGTTGAGTATGAGTATCAGGCTGACCTTTGCGCGTATGTTGTTGATTACGCATACCAGGCTGATGATGAAGACGCGCTCTGGTATTTTGTTGATTACGAATATCAGTCCGATATTGAGATTTACTACGTTGAGTACGAGTATCAGTCAGATCTGTGTGTTTACTTCGTTGAATATGAATACCGGGCCGGCTGGGAAGAAAGCAGCAAGTGGCAGGGCAGATTGCACTGACTGATCTTGATGTTTCAAATTAGTTCAATGAACGGATAGACGTACGCATGAATGTTATTCTTGCTCTGACACTTGCAATAATTCCAGCTGTTATCATTGTCATCTACTTCTACAGGAAAGATAAAGCAAAACCGGAACCCAAAGGGTTAATCATCAGAATATTCCTTCTGGGGCTGTTCTCCACTCTGCCTGCTCTCATACTTGAAATGGCCATCAGTGAATTCAGGGGAATCCTTAAACCGAACCAAGTTCTTTCCCCGATCTTCACGGCATTCGTTGTAGCTGCTCTTGTAGAGGAGAGCATTAAACTGTTCATCGTCCGGCGGGTTGCTTTCAGGAAGAAATGCTTTGATGAAATCATGGATGGAATTGTCTATGCAGTAGTTGCAGGTATGGGGTTTGCCTGTCTTGAGAATATTCTTTACGTACTGGGAAGAGGGCTTACAGTAGCTGTTCTCAGAGCTTTTACCTCTATACCGCTTCACGCTGCTGTCTCTGTAATAATGGGATATTACATCGGTATGGCGAAATTCTCAAAGAATAAGGGAACAGGACGCCGATTAATCTGGAAGGGGTTTCTATTAGCTGTATTTTTTCACGGACTCTATGACCTGTGTATCTTTGCTGTTCCATTATGGAATCAGTTCATAGCGCTCGGGATTCTGCCTGTATTGATATGGGTAATAATTCTGGCTAGACGAAAGGTTAAACTCGCTCTCATGCAGGATTCAGAAGCAGGAAGAATTAAAGTTCCAGCCTGAAAAACTGGCAGATATAATTTTAAAATGTATATTACATGTAACGGGGCGAAGCTGTATTCAGGCTTTGTCTTTTCCTTTTTAACAGCAGGACAAACAGAGTTATCTCGTGTTATTCCAGGAGTTGAATATTATGAATATCAGGCATGAAATACAGGATTACACTGGTATTCTTGCAGGTTCTGTGTTTTTTGGAATTGCCTATTCCTGGTTCTTATTCCCATTCCAGATCTCTCCGGGAGGAGTTGCAGGACTGGCTCAGGTCCTCTATTACTGGACAGGTGTCACAGAGAGTATCTGGATGTTTGGTTTTAACGTTCCACTCTTCTTTCTGGGATACTATTTTATAGGAAAACAATTCGGTATCAGGAGTTTTGTCGGAATGCTGATGGCTAACACTATGTGCTGGGTATTTCAGCCTTCTCATCTCTCATTCCTTTCCAGTTACAGCGAAATAGTCTATAATGTTGCTGGAGATGGGGAACTTCCCAGGCTTGCAATGTTTCTTTCAGGTAAATCGGAAATGGACATTCTCCTGGCTTCTGTTGCCGGGTCTGCTCTTCTGGGAGTAGGGCTCGGTTTGATTTTCAAATTCCGGGGTTCTACAGGAGGGACCGATATTCCTGTTGCCATTCTGAAGAAGTTTACAGGGGTTTCAATCAGTACCGGTTACTGGATAGTTGAATCTCTCATAATTCTTACAGTGGGAGTTGTTTTCAAGAATCCTGCAATCGTAATCTGGGCATACCTGAACCTTTTCCTTACAAGTAAGATGACTGATTTTGCATCGGAAGGAATGCCATATGTGAAAGCTGTGATGATTGTGACAAAAAAACCGGACCAGGTCCGGGACGCAATTTTTGAAAAGCTTAACAGAGGTATTACTTTCCTGAAGGCCGAAGGTGGGTACAAACGTGAAGAAAAAGATGTTATTTATGTCTGTATTCATAGAAGACAGGTAATGATGCTTAGAAGGATTCTTAAGCATATCGATCCGGATGCTTTCATGGTTCTGCATGATGCCTATGATGTAATGGGATATGGGTTCAAGCAGCGGACGCTGACATTTTGACAATAACATGCTGAACATCAGCAGTTTGGCTATATAATGTTAATCTACTTATTCTAACAGGAAGAATCCGGTGAAAACCATACAGTTTTTCGATACTCATTGTCATCTCTTTATGAACCCCCTTCGTAGAGACACAGAGGGGGTTCTCCACCGTGCGAGGACTGCAGGGGTAACCCGGTTGATTGTTCCTTCTGTTGAAGCTGAATCCTGGGATCAGGTAAAAGCTCTTGCAAAGAGATCGAGGATATATTCCGCGCTTGGCATCCACCCATGGTGTGCTGATGATGAACTTGATACAAAATACCTTGAAAATGAACTTATCGCTTCCTCGTCGGTAGCTGTTGGTGAGATCGGACTGGATTACAAAGTAGAAATTCCTGACAGGAATACTCAGATTCGTGTTTTCCGGCAACAGCTGGACGTTGCGCTGAAGCTAGACCTTGCTGTAATTTTACACTGTCGCGGAGCATTCGAGGAAATACTGTCGATTTTGTCTGAAGACAGTTATAGAGGCAAGATCAGGGGAGTAGTACATTCGTTTTCAAGGGGGACACAGCTCGCACGACGATTTCTTGATCTTGGATTCTTCCTTGCTTTTGGCGGAGCTGTAACAAGACTCCGAGCAAAAAGAGCTAGAAAATCCGCCGTTTTTATCCCATCAGACCGAATTCTGCTTGAAACCGATGCTCCCTCAATCGGGATGGAAGGGCTTGCTCAAGGTGAGGTGGAGCCCGCTCATGTGACAAAAGTAGCTCATGCGATTGCTGAATTACGTGAAACAAGTGTCGAGGATATAGCCGGGATAACCTGGGAAAATGCCTGCAAGCTGTTCGGGATTGATTCTGATGACTGAAAGACGGTTTGATCGGGTTGTGGATCTTCTTGGAGAGAAAACTCACAATAAACTGATGAAAACAAGAATTACCGTAATTGGACTCGGTGGAGTCGGCTGTCATACTGCAATCGCACTTGCCAGATGCGGAGCCGGAACTCTCAAACTTGTTGATTTTGATCTATTGACAGAAACTTCACTTAACAGGAATCCGATTGCCGGATTGAGCGATATTGGTAAACCAAAGGTTGAAATACTCGCTTCGCAATTGAGAAGAACCTGCCCGGACACTGAGATAGAAACGCTTGTAGAATTCTTTCATGAGGATACCGCTGCGAAAATCCTTGCTTCTCCTCCGGATATTGTCGTTGATGCCATCGACAGCCTTAATCCAAAAGTCGCTCTTCTTGAATACTGCGTCAGGAATCATATCCCTGTCGTAAGCAGTATGGGCGCATCAGGGAGGAGGGATCCTTCACTTGTAAGAAGGGGTGATATCTCGAAGACAAGCAATTGTCCTCTCGCAAAACAGCTGCGCAAGTATCTTCGCAAGAGGGGAATATGTAAGGGTATTCAATGTGTTTACTCGGTGGAATCGGCCGGGAAACATGCTCTGCCACCGGATAGGGATGATCAGATACTGGAAAGAGGCAGAATCCGGAACTGCATACCAAGTCTGATTACAATGCCTGGAATATTCGGATACGCTCTGGCTGATCTTGTACTGGAATTCTTAGAAGAATAAAACAAAATGATTCTTGTGCAAGACAATTATATCGCGGACCGGAGAAGAAAATGCCGCTGGATACGGCTGACATAAACCTTGGTGCAAAGCGGCGTATCCTTGCCAGTCCGCGTTGATGCGATTGATATCCTTTCAAGTAACTTGAATCAAGTTTCTTTTAGATGTGGGCTCAAGCAGCGGGCTGGGACGCTATTTTCTTTTCTTTGCCTTGGTGTATACTAAACCTCGTTCTCTTTTTCCGATGGCCATAACGTAGATAAATATTTCATCATAATTTTCTTCATAGACAAGCCGATAACCTACTGCGCGCAATTTTATTTTATATACATTCTTGAAACCTCGTAACTGGCTACTCGGAATACGTGGATGCAATATTCTTTCTTTCAGCTTTTTCTTGAACTGTGTTTGAGTAGGAGGAGCGAGCTTTTTCCACTCTTTCAGTGCACTTGGTAGAAATTTGACCTTATAGATCATCAATTTCAATTTCTATGGAGTTTTCTTTCTCATGTGCACGATTTATTACGATCTGAGCCAATTCAGCGTCCTCAAGCCTATCCATGAGCCACTCGTAAGTTTCTGCTGGAATAAGATATGCAGTAGGTATATTATGATTCAGAATGGTAATTGGTGAGCCTTCTGCTTCATTTAGTAGCGCAGTTGGATTTTTCTTTAGTTCTGAGATGCTTGCAGAACACCTTGAGAGAACTTGTTCCATGATAACGTCTCCTATTCTGGAATCAATATTTATTTCATACTATATATAGATCTATATTATGGTCATTATGGTCATATCAAGAGTTTTTCTGGTGTTCTATTTTTGTGGATAACGACTGAGCTGAGAGATTTCAAGGGCTTCAGTCCTTGAAATCCTTCTCAAGCGATTTGTTAAACATCTTTGTCTTGTTCGTGTTTCTCCAGCCAGTTCTGGCAATAGCCAATCCATAGTTGCTCGTGTTCATCAGGCTCGACCACCCGAGCAATGAGGTCTGAGATTCTCTCCACTCCACGATCCGGACCCTCACGATGGATATGGATGTATAGATCAGTCGATCCCTCAATCATAGGTAATTCATCGAATTGCGCTGCAATCTTAATAGCACCGTTCAATAGGGCCGCTACAGCTCGTGCGTGACCATCTATTAGGCTCAACTCACCGTCGATTCGGGTGATGAGAACCGGAGGAAGGTTCTTTTGCTCGTTGTTTACCCAAGCATCGAGGATTCTATCTAGCTTGGCGCGATTGACATACCAGTTGTTGGGCCTCAACTCAGCCAGAGGAACCATCCGTGAACGAATTTCAATCATCTTGTTTTCCTGCTAATTTCGGTGTGTCTAATGTAGAGTTGACCTGTAAAAACGTGCGCGTACTCGTGCTTGGCGCGGTTTGTGCGTGAAAGAGCGAAACGATTAGCACAAACCGTGACGAAGTTTTATCAGGTTGAAGCGATTGTTCTGCGCTTGTATTTCGAATTACCATTCAATTCCTAGAACTATCTCCTTCTCTTCTTCTTCCTCTACTTGTTTGAAACCCAATTTCTTATAAAGATTCAACGCATTTATATTATCTACATGAACAGCTAAACAAAGTTTTCTATATTT
This Candidatus Aegiribacteria sp. DNA region includes the following protein-coding sequences:
- a CDS encoding PrsW family intramembrane metalloprotease; its protein translation is MNVILALTLAIIPAVIIVIYFYRKDKAKPEPKGLIIRIFLLGLFSTLPALILEMAISEFRGILKPNQVLSPIFTAFVVAALVEESIKLFIVRRVAFRKKCFDEIMDGIVYAVVAGMGFACLENILYVLGRGLTVAVLRAFTSIPLHAAVSVIMGYYIGMAKFSKNKGTGRRLIWKGFLLAVFFHGLYDLCIFAVPLWNQFIALGILPVLIWVIILARRKVKLALMQDSEAGRIKVPA
- a CDS encoding type II toxin-antitoxin system Phd/YefM family antitoxin; its protein translation is MEQVLSRCSASISELKKNPTALLNEAEGSPITILNHNIPTAYLIPAETYEWLMDRLEDAELAQIVINRAHEKENSIEIEIDDL
- a CDS encoding tRNA threonylcarbamoyladenosine dehydratase, which produces MTERRFDRVVDLLGEKTHNKLMKTRITVIGLGGVGCHTAIALARCGAGTLKLVDFDLLTETSLNRNPIAGLSDIGKPKVEILASQLRRTCPDTEIETLVEFFHEDTAAKILASPPDIVVDAIDSLNPKVALLEYCVRNHIPVVSSMGASGRRDPSLVRRGDISKTSNCPLAKQLRKYLRKRGICKGIQCVYSVESAGKHALPPDRDDQILERGRIRNCIPSLITMPGIFGYALADLVLEFLEE
- a CDS encoding TatD family hydrolase — encoded protein: MKTIQFFDTHCHLFMNPLRRDTEGVLHRARTAGVTRLIVPSVEAESWDQVKALAKRSRIYSALGIHPWCADDELDTKYLENELIASSSVAVGEIGLDYKVEIPDRNTQIRVFRQQLDVALKLDLAVILHCRGAFEEILSILSEDSYRGKIRGVVHSFSRGTQLARRFLDLGFFLAFGGAVTRLRAKRARKSAVFIPSDRILLETDAPSIGMEGLAQGEVEPAHVTKVAHAIAELRETSVEDIAGITWENACKLFGIDSDD
- a CDS encoding DUF6150 family protein codes for the protein MKIIPIITLLLGTFVYAGNVYVCEYEYQADLCVYVVEYEYQADLCAYVVDYAYQADDEDALWYFVDYEYQSDIEIYYVEYEYQSDLCVYFVEYEYRAGWEESSKWQGRLH
- a CDS encoding type II toxin-antitoxin system RelE/ParE family toxin; translated protein: MIYKVKFLPSALKEWKKLAPPTQTQFKKKLKERILHPRIPSSQLRGFKNVYKIKLRAVGYRLVYEENYDEIFIYVMAIGKRERGLVYTKAKKRK
- a CDS encoding YitT family protein, with translation MNIRHEIQDYTGILAGSVFFGIAYSWFLFPFQISPGGVAGLAQVLYYWTGVTESIWMFGFNVPLFFLGYYFIGKQFGIRSFVGMLMANTMCWVFQPSHLSFLSSYSEIVYNVAGDGELPRLAMFLSGKSEMDILLASVAGSALLGVGLGLIFKFRGSTGGTDIPVAILKKFTGVSISTGYWIVESLIILTVGVVFKNPAIVIWAYLNLFLTSKMTDFASEGMPYVKAVMIVTKKPDQVRDAIFEKLNRGITFLKAEGGYKREEKDVIYVCIHRRQVMMLRRILKHIDPDAFMVLHDAYDVMGYGFKQRTLTF